From the genome of ANME-2 cluster archaeon, one region includes:
- a CDS encoding dehydrogenase, with product MEQLSGTGRVISMLTALLLLAALLLAIVSVVGLGPFVPSTLPESVPIDYTVWEDGSTDASGIEHVGGLLFTKYVIPFEVLALVLLAALLGSLYMAKKEEE from the coding sequence ATGGAACAATTATCAGGCACAGGTAGAGTAATTAGCATGTTGACTGCACTTTTATTGTTGGCAGCATTATTGCTTGCGATAGTTAGTGTTGTCGGATTAGGGCCTTTTGTGCCTAGCACTCTGCCAGAAAGTGTACCTATTGATTATACAGTCTGGGAGGACGGGTCAACGGACGCAAGTGGGATTGAACATGTAGGAGGACTGTTGTTCACCAAATATGTAATTCCCTTTGAGGTCCTTGCACTTGTCCTGTTAGCGGCACTGTTAGGGAGTCTCTACATGGCCAAGAAGGAGGAAGAGTAA
- a CDS encoding NADH-quinone oxidoreductase subunit A — protein MEEIIDNFIPVAIFILFGLVIPLAIMFIVKQISPRSKTLAKFTTYESGSVPTGSANMMFNVEYYSYAILFVLFDVELLFLYPWVTVYVNDAVITTTPGFTTGFSILAMVLFMIVVLLGLIYEWKKGVLEWVR, from the coding sequence ATGGAGGAGATTATTGATAATTTTATACCTGTAGCTATTTTCATTCTATTTGGTTTAGTAATACCATTGGCGATAATGTTTATTGTAAAGCAGATATCGCCGAGAAGCAAGACACTAGCCAAGTTCACAACCTATGAAAGTGGTTCTGTGCCCACCGGTAGTGCGAATATGATGTTCAATGTTGAATATTATTCATATGCAATACTTTTTGTATTGTTTGATGTTGAATTATTGTTCCTTTACCCATGGGTTACTGTTTATGTGAATGATGCTGTGATTACAACTACACCAGGTTTTACTACAGGATTTAGCATTTTGGCGATGGTATTGTTTATGATTGTTGTACTATTGGGACTTATATATGAATGGAAGAAGGGGGTCTTGGAATGGGTGAGATAG
- the nuoB gene encoding NADH-quinone oxidoreductase subunit NuoB codes for MEEGGLGMGEIEMELPPNVSVTSASAIQEFIKNSPLQKILNWGRKNSLWFMTHPMGCCGIEQICVGVAHYDTDRFGIIPRCSPRQADVMMISGYVSKKYLPALQRVWDQMLEPKWILMMGECAISGGPWWESYSTVTHLDEIFPVDIYIPGCPPRPEALLQGFIELQKKIVAEKDRTVIPNPADGGV; via the coding sequence ATGGAAGAAGGGGGTCTTGGAATGGGTGAGATAGAGATGGAGCTTCCGCCGAATGTTTCGGTCACTTCTGCCAGCGCAATACAAGAGTTCATTAAAAATTCACCGCTCCAGAAAATTTTGAACTGGGGCAGAAAGAACTCGTTATGGTTCATGACCCATCCGATGGGTTGCTGCGGAATTGAACAAATATGCGTAGGTGTAGCCCATTATGATACTGACAGGTTCGGTATCATTCCGAGGTGTTCCCCGAGACAGGCTGACGTAATGATGATCAGTGGTTATGTTAGCAAGAAATACCTGCCTGCTCTGCAAAGGGTCTGGGACCAGATGTTAGAACCGAAGTGGATATTGATGATGGGTGAATGTGCAATATCCGGTGGTCCCTGGTGGGAATCATATAGTACAGTCACACATCTTGATGAAATATTCCCTGTGGATATTTACATTCCTGGCTGTCCACCAAGACCCGAAGCCCTTTTGCAGGGTTTCATTGAACTTCAGAAAAAGATCGTGGCTGAGAAAGACAGGACTGTAATACCAAATCCGGCAGATGGTGGTGTGTAA
- the nuoL gene encoding NADH-quinone oxidoreductase subunit L has product MAVDNIVYLIPALPVLAFVLTLAFGKKLPSGGGYIPIVAIAISCIISVMAFLQIYNTHVPIEVSAHWFSVLNVGIFIDPLASVMLLMVTFVSLLIHIYAIGYMAHDPAKPRYFAETALFTAAMLGVVLADNILQFFIAWELVGLCSYLLIGFWFRKPTAAAAGKKAFLTTRVGDVLFLAGIVILFFNMREHVLPHITGHETVYLLQFSTIFDNIHHIPSGQLTIITLLFFGGAVGKSGQFPLHVWLPDAMEGPTTVSALIHAATMVTAGVYLVARTFPMFIASPGVELAGITIPATLTVVAYIGGFTALFASTMGLVMNDIKRVLAFSTISQLGYMMLALGMGSVIGVAAVGFAMFHLINHAFFKACLFLCAGSVIHSTGTNDLREMGGLMSKMKITGITMLFSSLALAGIGIPFVKILGTPIGTSGFVSKDAIIVEGSYIFAHMTNDWIPFAFGILAALLTAIYTFRLWFMAFTGKPRQERHPHESPATMTGVLSILAVFALVFGMLTFIPFTNFVGHTYDHHEIEHLAGLSGNDGIIDHDKLHHIITEETSPIIFLLPVIVGVGGLLLAWVIYNRRWISVASIGNMKNPLFAILAKRYYQHEIFIELISLKFTYGVLALAGEFSDRKIVDGIIDGISSFIIGGAEVLKKIQTGVVQNYATATILGVGLIALILSFWEVI; this is encoded by the coding sequence ATGGCTGTTGATAATATAGTATATTTGATACCGGCACTTCCGGTGTTAGCATTCGTACTTACCCTTGCTTTTGGCAAGAAACTACCCTCAGGCGGAGGATATATACCGATAGTGGCAATCGCCATATCCTGTATTATATCTGTAATGGCATTTTTGCAGATATATAATACACATGTGCCCATTGAGGTATCTGCTCATTGGTTTTCAGTATTGAACGTTGGTATTTTTATCGATCCTCTGGCAAGTGTAATGTTGTTGATGGTCACTTTTGTGAGTTTGCTCATTCACATCTATGCTATAGGTTATATGGCACATGACCCTGCCAAACCCAGATATTTTGCAGAGACCGCATTGTTCACTGCTGCTATGCTGGGTGTGGTGCTGGCAGACAACATCCTTCAGTTCTTTATTGCCTGGGAACTGGTAGGTCTGTGTTCATATCTGCTAATTGGTTTCTGGTTCAGGAAACCTACAGCAGCTGCTGCCGGAAAGAAGGCATTCCTCACAACCCGTGTGGGTGATGTGCTGTTCTTAGCTGGTATAGTAATATTATTCTTTAATATGAGAGAACATGTGCTTCCTCATATAACCGGGCATGAGACAGTATATCTGCTCCAGTTCAGTACGATCTTCGACAATATTCATCATATACCATCAGGTCAACTTACTATCATTACACTGCTCTTCTTTGGCGGTGCGGTAGGTAAGAGCGGGCAGTTCCCGCTACATGTGTGGTTGCCTGATGCAATGGAAGGTCCGACTACGGTATCGGCCTTGATCCATGCAGCTACTATGGTTACTGCTGGTGTGTATCTGGTTGCCAGGACGTTCCCGATGTTCATTGCATCTCCTGGGGTTGAATTAGCCGGAATTACAATTCCTGCGACACTTACTGTTGTAGCTTATATAGGAGGTTTTACAGCACTGTTCGCATCTACCATGGGACTGGTAATGAATGATATTAAACGTGTACTTGCCTTTTCCACGATCAGCCAGCTTGGATATATGATGCTGGCACTGGGAATGGGATCGGTAATAGGTGTAGCTGCAGTAGGTTTTGCCATGTTCCACCTGATCAATCATGCCTTCTTCAAAGCATGTCTGTTCTTGTGTGCAGGTAGTGTCATTCATTCGACTGGTACAAATGATCTGCGTGAAATGGGTGGTCTGATGAGTAAGATGAAGATCACAGGGATCACCATGTTATTTTCTTCACTGGCACTTGCCGGTATTGGTATACCATTTGTTAAAATACTTGGTACACCTATTGGTACCAGCGGCTTTGTCAGTAAGGATGCGATCATCGTAGAAGGTTCATATATATTTGCCCACATGACTAATGACTGGATCCCATTTGCCTTTGGTATATTAGCGGCATTATTAACAGCAATATATACATTCAGGCTGTGGTTTATGGCATTCACAGGCAAACCCCGCCAGGAAAGACATCCTCATGAGTCGCCAGCAACTATGACAGGAGTTTTATCAATTCTTGCTGTATTTGCATTGGTATTTGGAATGCTTACCTTCATTCCTTTCACGAATTTCGTAGGTCATACCTATGATCATCACGAGATTGAACATCTTGCTGGATTAAGTGGTAATGATGGTATAATAGATCACGATAAACTTCATCATATTATCACAGAAGAAACTTCCCCAATAATATTCCTATTACCGGTTATTGTTGGTGTGGGTGGACTACTGTTAGCATGGGTGATCTATAACAGGCGGTGGATAAGTGTGGCATCGATCGGGAATATGAAGAATCCGTTATTCGCGATTCTTGCCAAGCGATACTACCAGCATGAGATATTCATTGAGCTGATATCCCTGAAGTTCACTTATGGAGTACTTGCCCTGGCCGGTGAGTTCAGTGACCGTAAGATAGTTGATGGTATCATTGACGGCATCAGTTCATTTATCATAGGAGGAGCAGAAGTCTTGAAAAAGATTCAAACAGGCGTGGTGCAGAATTATGCCACAGCAACGATTTTAGGGGTGGGCCTGATAGCCCTTATCCTTTCATTCTGGGAGGTGATCTAA
- a CDS encoding short chain dehydrogenase, protein MIDLQIIPFAIISIIMIGSSIMVVKSKEVVHSAFHCVITMMAAAGFYVLLNAQFIAVVQILVYVGAIGVMILFAVMLTTRNQEVE, encoded by the coding sequence ATGATAGACCTGCAGATCATACCATTTGCAATCATATCAATAATCATGATCGGTTCATCCATCATGGTGGTAAAATCAAAGGAAGTTGTACACAGTGCTTTCCATTGTGTTATAACTATGATGGCTGCTGCCGGATTTTATGTGTTGCTTAATGCGCAGTTCATAGCTGTAGTGCAGATACTGGTATATGTAGGAGCCATTGGTGTGATGATACTCTTTGCAGTAATGCTTACTACGAGAAACCAGGAGGTGGAGTGA
- a CDS encoding NADH-quinone oxidoreductase subunit D, with the protein MTHEATQITSPPKPSEILLHLGPQHPLQPGPFLLDLKIEGETIREAELKIGYIHKGMEKVFEDRTYLQILPLTDRICYLASNSNNDVYCRGVEELLGIEPTDRAKYLRVLTNELCRLQSHLLGIGEYATDVGFLTMFIYMVREREGVVSLLEAITGSRLNHNYARFGGVANDLPPGYKEMALKTLGELKKQVKSHDAMLSSDSIYLRRTKGVGVLTAKEAGELGVAGPPLRAAGVEYDLRRMEPYLVYDDLDFKVITQTDGDVFSRVKVRLLEILESIYIIEQCLDQMPSGPYKQDVTPYITRPKAGEVYARIEDPRGEMGMYIISDGSDKPYRFRIRGPAFATAQALPPLLLGGYVADVAAIAASMDSCTSEVDR; encoded by the coding sequence ATGACGCATGAAGCAACTCAAATTACTTCCCCACCCAAACCATCTGAGATACTCCTGCATCTCGGACCACAGCATCCGCTGCAGCCAGGTCCTTTTTTGCTTGATCTGAAGATAGAGGGTGAAACAATAAGGGAAGCCGAACTCAAGATCGGTTATATTCATAAAGGTATGGAAAAGGTGTTTGAAGACAGGACATATCTCCAGATCCTTCCGTTGACTGACAGGATATGTTATCTTGCCTCCAATTCCAATAACGATGTATATTGCCGTGGTGTTGAGGAACTGTTGGGCATAGAACCTACAGATCGTGCCAAGTATCTCAGGGTATTAACTAATGAGCTTTGCAGATTACAAAGCCATCTGTTAGGAATAGGTGAATATGCTACAGATGTGGGCTTTTTGACCATGTTCATTTATATGGTCAGGGAGCGGGAAGGGGTAGTGTCCCTGCTGGAAGCTATTACAGGCTCAAGACTAAACCACAATTATGCAAGGTTTGGCGGGGTAGCGAACGACCTGCCGCCAGGTTATAAGGAGATGGCTTTAAAAACCCTGGGAGAACTGAAGAAACAGGTCAAATCACATGATGCGATGCTGTCCAGTGATTCGATCTACCTCAGAAGGACTAAAGGTGTAGGAGTATTAACTGCCAAAGAAGCGGGCGAACTTGGAGTGGCAGGACCGCCATTGAGGGCCGCAGGCGTGGAGTATGACCTAAGGCGGATGGAACCTTATCTGGTATATGATGATCTTGATTTTAAGGTGATCACCCAGACTGATGGTGACGTATTCTCTCGGGTCAAAGTAAGGTTACTTGAGATACTTGAGAGTATCTATATTATTGAACAGTGTCTGGACCAGATGCCTTCAGGTCCGTATAAGCAGGATGTAACACCATATATCACGCGGCCCAAAGCCGGAGAGGTGTATGCCCGTATTGAAGATCCGAGGGGAGAAATGGGAATGTACATAATTTCTGACGGTTCCGATAAACCATATCGTTTCAGGATCAGGGGTCCTGCATTTGCTACGGCACAGGCACTACCGCCATTATTGCTGGGAGGATACGTAGCTGATGTGGCAGCCATAGCAGCGAGTATGGATTCTTGTACCAGTGAGGTAGACAGGTAG
- a CDS encoding NADH-quinone oxidoreductase subunit C, protein MDKTIMIELSNTFKDAVSDVDVPSPNRAVARIDPGKVKEIMQFLLDNGFDHLSCVSGVDYPPDKMEVVYHVTSYSAPLVITLKASLPRDDPNIDSLCGIYWNANWYERETYELYGIKFNDCPYMKVLLLIEEMEGEWPLRKDYAGYPDLT, encoded by the coding sequence ATGGATAAAACCATCATGATAGAACTGTCAAATACGTTCAAGGATGCAGTTTCTGATGTGGATGTTCCCTCACCTAACAGGGCGGTAGCAAGAATAGATCCAGGCAAAGTAAAAGAGATCATGCAGTTTTTACTTGACAACGGTTTCGACCATCTTTCCTGTGTATCAGGTGTGGATTATCCTCCTGATAAAATGGAGGTGGTATATCATGTTACATCATATTCGGCACCGTTGGTCATAACATTAAAAGCTTCCTTACCACGAGATGATCCGAATATTGACTCACTCTGTGGTATCTACTGGAATGCAAACTGGTATGAAAGGGAAACATATGAACTTTATGGGATCAAATTTAATGATTGTCCGTATATGAAGGTCCTATTGCTGATAGAAGAAATGGAAGGAGAATGGCCACTGCGTAAAGATTACGCCGGGTATCCCGATTTAACATAG
- the fpoO gene encoding F420H2 dehydrogenase subunit FpoO, giving the protein MADCDLCGVGRPTLCPVKPDVPRFRNAYPTGMWMAICEECTNASHDANKIRAKAKGSKCNLCGRKGEQLYAVEMRVPDFSEPYYKEKVAEICESCLEATENAYNKRQAELASHKGHH; this is encoded by the coding sequence ATGGCAGATTGTGATCTATGCGGAGTAGGAAGACCTACTCTATGTCCTGTGAAACCCGATGTACCGAGATTCAGAAACGCCTACCCTACAGGGATGTGGATGGCCATTTGCGAGGAATGCACCAACGCCTCCCATGACGCCAATAAAATCCGTGCAAAGGCAAAAGGTTCCAAATGCAACCTTTGTGGAAGAAAGGGTGAACAACTGTATGCCGTGGAAATGAGAGTTCCTGATTTCAGCGAGCCTTATTATAAGGAAAAAGTGGCGGAAATCTGTGAATCATGCTTGGAAGCCACCGAGAATGCATACAACAAACGGCAGGCAGAACTGGCATCCCATAAAGGCCACCATTAA
- a CDS encoding NADH-quinone oxidoreductase subunit I → MVLKNLQITLRTVYTKSVTRLYPEEIMELPDAFRGQQHLDMDKCVGCGICSQMCPNNVIEIVKSGKWYPQFDNGHCMFCGLCVDFCPNGALSMTKHFEMACWTKEETIYSPDQLAAPNKAELEGRTGGYTK, encoded by the coding sequence ATGGTATTAAAAAATTTACAAATAACTCTTCGCACTGTATATACAAAATCTGTAACGAGACTATATCCGGAAGAAATTATGGAACTGCCGGATGCATTCAGGGGGCAGCAACATCTGGATATGGATAAATGTGTAGGATGCGGTATATGTTCCCAGATGTGTCCAAATAATGTTATCGAGATTGTAAAAAGCGGAAAATGGTATCCACAATTTGATAACGGGCATTGTATGTTCTGTGGATTGTGTGTTGATTTTTGTCCGAATGGGGCACTGTCTATGACAAAACACTTTGAGATGGCTTGTTGGACCAAGGAAGAAACAATCTACAGTCCTGACCAGCTTGCAGCTCCTAATAAAGCCGAACTTGAAGGCAGGACAGGGGGGTATACGAAATGA
- the nuoH gene encoding NADH-quinone oxidoreductase subunit NuoH gives MDYLVIIFAANPFAPWIRGVLGGLVIGAVFGGALVMVYLERKFLGDMQSRIGPNRVGGRFGVLQLIADAIKLFTKEDIIPAKADKWLFIGAPIVALTSGFLMVAVIPFDYLYINGNYYAVAVSRMDISILYLEAVSGLAIFATFMAGWGSSSKYAVLAAFRNVAKMIGYEVPLGITIISVAVMAHSLDIVEIVEAQSSIWFIIAQPLGFVVFFIALLADVGRIPFDQTEAEEELVAGWATEYSGMRWGLAFFAEYLHAVVGSFIVTLIFLGGWNGLPIVGNLYIPGIFWVIAKVIIVMMLFIWIRAALPRYRIDQVIDIGWKVLIPLALLNLVWSTIIGLWWA, from the coding sequence ATGGATTACCTTGTTATTATTTTTGCAGCCAATCCATTTGCACCCTGGATCAGGGGTGTTCTTGGCGGGCTGGTGATAGGAGCCGTATTCGGTGGAGCTCTTGTAATGGTATATCTCGAGCGCAAGTTCCTGGGAGATATGCAATCCAGGATCGGTCCTAATCGGGTAGGCGGTCGATTTGGTGTATTGCAGTTGATAGCAGATGCTATCAAACTATTCACTAAAGAAGATATTATCCCTGCCAAGGCTGATAAATGGTTATTTATAGGTGCACCGATTGTTGCACTTACATCAGGATTTTTGATGGTGGCGGTAATTCCCTTCGATTATCTTTATATCAACGGGAACTATTATGCAGTAGCAGTATCACGAATGGATATCAGTATCCTGTATCTTGAAGCAGTATCCGGATTGGCTATCTTTGCTACATTTATGGCTGGATGGGGTTCAAGCAGTAAATATGCAGTGCTTGCCGCGTTCAGGAACGTAGCAAAGATGATCGGTTACGAAGTTCCACTAGGTATTACTATTATTAGTGTGGCAGTAATGGCGCATTCACTGGATATCGTGGAGATAGTGGAAGCCCAGTCAAGTATTTGGTTCATTATTGCACAGCCGTTGGGTTTTGTAGTATTCTTCATAGCCTTGTTGGCTGATGTGGGGCGAATACCCTTTGACCAAACTGAAGCAGAAGAAGAACTCGTCGCAGGATGGGCTACGGAATACAGCGGGATGAGATGGGGGCTGGCATTCTTTGCTGAATATCTCCATGCAGTTGTGGGTTCTTTTATTGTTACCCTGATATTCCTGGGTGGATGGAATGGTCTCCCTATTGTCGGCAATCTATACATTCCAGGAATCTTCTGGGTAATTGCTAAGGTAATAATAGTGATGATGCTTTTCATATGGATCAGAGCTGCCCTGCCTAGATACAGGATCGATCAGGTCATAGATATAGGCTGGAAGGTATTAATTCCACTAGCTTTGCTGAACCTTGTGTGGTCCACGATAATAGGGTTATGGTGGGCATAG
- a CDS encoding NADH-quinone oxidoreductase subunit M, with protein sequence MDYVLSLILFIPLIGAALTLLFAKSRESARMVAFVSSAISFVLTIMIYLQFKSGLAFLEFQFIDKIPWMDYMGISYYLGVDGVSMPLILLNAILCPLTIIYVWGENKQPNQFFALILVLQAGVFGVFMALDFFLFYIFWELTLIPLYFLISIWGGPNKDYAAIKFFIYTHVASLVMVLGIFALYFSTGVNTFEIPVLLQAFSDIASPEMRVGIFLALFFGFLVKMPTVPFHTWLPDAHVEAPTAGSVLLAGVLLKMGGYGLFRVLLPMMDGLGPYRSDIITLMAVLAVVSILYATFLALAQKDLKKMVAYSSVAHMGYVMLGAAAFNYMSVSGAMFQQFSHGLITAVLFMSVGVIQHSVHTRIIPDLGGLADRMPKLAFLMMCGFMASLGLPAMSGFIAEFMVLTGSYLTLPIYALIAMLGIVATAGYHLWALQRAMFGSYNEKLGEPHDLANFELIPMAILVLLIILFGVYPGSVMEMFEYASKIIPGVMI encoded by the coding sequence GTGGATTATGTACTTTCGTTAATATTGTTCATCCCACTCATAGGTGCTGCCCTAACGCTGTTATTTGCTAAGAGCCGTGAATCAGCCAGAATGGTTGCATTTGTCTCATCAGCAATATCATTTGTACTTACGATAATGATATATCTCCAGTTCAAATCAGGTTTAGCTTTCCTGGAATTCCAGTTCATAGATAAAATTCCATGGATGGACTATATGGGGATAAGTTATTATCTGGGTGTTGACGGAGTCAGTATGCCGTTGATACTATTAAATGCGATACTGTGTCCATTGACCATAATTTATGTATGGGGAGAGAACAAACAGCCCAACCAGTTCTTTGCTTTGATACTGGTACTTCAGGCTGGAGTGTTTGGGGTATTTATGGCCCTGGATTTCTTCCTGTTCTACATATTCTGGGAACTGACACTAATACCACTGTACTTCCTGATAAGTATCTGGGGCGGTCCTAATAAGGACTATGCAGCAATTAAGTTCTTCATTTATACTCATGTTGCCAGTCTTGTAATGGTGCTGGGTATATTTGCGCTGTATTTCAGTACCGGTGTTAATACCTTCGAAATACCTGTATTGTTACAGGCATTTTCTGACATCGCATCTCCTGAGATGAGAGTTGGTATTTTCCTTGCCCTGTTCTTTGGGTTTTTAGTGAAGATGCCTACCGTACCTTTCCATACCTGGCTTCCGGATGCCCATGTGGAAGCACCCACTGCAGGCAGTGTCCTGCTGGCTGGTGTGCTGCTTAAAATGGGCGGCTACGGGCTGTTTAGGGTATTGTTACCAATGATGGATGGCCTGGGACCATATCGCTCAGATATAATCACATTGATGGCTGTGCTGGCTGTGGTAAGTATATTATATGCCACATTTTTGGCACTGGCCCAGAAAGATCTGAAAAAGATGGTCGCTTACAGTAGTGTAGCCCACATGGGTTATGTGATGCTTGGAGCTGCCGCATTCAACTACATGTCAGTTTCAGGAGCCATGTTCCAGCAATTCAGTCACGGACTGATCACTGCCGTGCTTTTCATGAGCGTGGGTGTGATACAGCACAGTGTTCATACCAGGATCATACCAGACCTGGGCGGATTGGCTGACCGGATGCCCAAACTTGCCTTCTTGATGATGTGTGGATTCATGGCATCACTGGGACTTCCGGCTATGAGCGGTTTTATTGCCGAGTTTATGGTACTTACAGGAAGTTACCTGACTCTGCCAATATACGCACTTATAGCAATGCTGGGTATTGTAGCTACGGCCGGGTATCACTTGTGGGCATTGCAACGTGCCATGTTTGGCAGTTACAATGAGAAACTTGGTGAACCTCATGATCTGGCTAACTTCGAACTGATACCCATGGCGATACTGGTGTTGTTGATAATATTGTTTGGAGTATATCCGGGATCAGTGATGGAAATGTTTGAATATGCCAGTAAAATCATTCCAGGAGTGATGATATGA
- a CDS encoding NADH-quinone oxidoreductase subunit N produces the protein MNYIELASQFAPELILTIGALAIMMIGLFLANSQKKVLGYLATIFLAVASLVIVCRGIYDIQMEGILADSLTIDPMSQFFKLTFLVVSLIVVIASIKEYDGHQNQDEYYTLILLGTIGMMVVASAIDIVTMFIGFELASLSTYALAGFNKKDSNSLEAAVKYFIVGALSSTLLLFGLSYIYGMSGGLTNISELAVFFNSNPTVLQSPMGVIALMLIVAGFGFKMALVPFHMWAPDTYQGAPTVISALLAAGSKKMAFVAAFRIFLVAMIAIKIDIAMVFMILAIITMTLGNVVALSQRSLKRMLAYSSVAQAGYISMVFVVMSPEALTGGILYVMSHAFMKTGAFIAVAALGYMLLKENSNAKDVDHLDNFAGLGKRSPFLAFSIMIFLFALAGIPPTAGFVSKFILFYSVLQGGFLLLVIFAILNSALSLYYYARVVKYMYVLPPSSDEKLKVPGAYALAILLAIIGVLAIGIVPEPFVNWAANAANVLGL, from the coding sequence ATGAATTATATAGAACTAGCTTCCCAATTCGCTCCAGAACTGATATTGACCATCGGGGCTCTTGCCATTATGATGATCGGTCTGTTTCTGGCAAATTCACAGAAAAAGGTACTGGGATATCTTGCCACAATATTCCTTGCAGTGGCCAGCTTGGTCATTGTGTGCAGGGGAATATATGATATACAGATGGAAGGCATACTGGCAGATTCCCTGACCATTGACCCAATGAGCCAGTTCTTTAAGCTGACATTCTTAGTGGTATCCCTGATTGTGGTTATAGCATCGATAAAGGAGTATGATGGCCATCAGAATCAAGACGAGTATTATACTCTAATACTACTCGGGACCATCGGAATGATGGTAGTGGCCTCAGCGATAGATATTGTAACTATGTTCATCGGGTTTGAACTGGCCAGTTTATCCACTTATGCACTGGCAGGATTCAATAAGAAGGATTCAAATAGCCTGGAAGCGGCAGTCAAGTACTTCATCGTAGGTGCCCTGTCATCCACATTGCTGTTGTTCGGTCTTTCATACATATATGGCATGAGTGGTGGCCTTACAAACATCAGTGAACTGGCAGTTTTCTTTAACAGTAATCCCACGGTCCTCCAGAGTCCAATGGGTGTAATAGCTTTGATGCTGATTGTGGCCGGATTTGGATTTAAGATGGCATTGGTACCGTTCCATATGTGGGCGCCGGATACATATCAAGGCGCACCCACCGTTATATCAGCATTACTGGCAGCCGGGTCAAAGAAGATGGCATTCGTTGCAGCTTTCAGGATATTCCTGGTAGCAATGATAGCCATCAAGATCGATATAGCAATGGTGTTCATGATTCTTGCAATAATTACTATGACCCTTGGGAATGTGGTTGCCCTTAGCCAAAGGAGCTTAAAGCGAATGCTGGCTTATTCTTCAGTGGCACAGGCAGGATATATTTCCATGGTGTTTGTAGTCATGTCACCCGAGGCATTGACTGGAGGCATACTGTATGTTATGTCCCATGCTTTCATGAAGACGGGTGCTTTCATTGCAGTGGCAGCACTGGGATATATGTTGTTGAAGGAGAACAGTAATGCTAAGGACGTTGATCATCTGGATAACTTTGCCGGACTGGGTAAAAGGTCTCCATTCTTGGCATTCAGCATTATGATATTCCTGTTTGCCCTGGCTGGTATTCCACCAACAGCAGGTTTTGTCAGTAAGTTCATACTGTTCTATTCAGTGCTGCAAGGAGGATTTTTGCTCCTGGTGATCTTTGCCATATTGAATAGTGCATTGTCCCTGTATTATTACGCCAGGGTTGTGAAATATATGTATGTACTTCCGCCTTCGTCCGATGAAAAATTGAAAGTACCCGGAGCATATGCACTGGCTATACTGCTGGCAATTATAGGCGTGCTGGCAATAGGAATTGTTCCTGAACCATTCGTCAACTGGGCAGCAAATGCGGCTAATGTATTGGGATTATAA
- the nuoK gene encoding NADH-quinone oxidoreductase subunit NuoK — MLPVSYYLIVAAIVFCIGAYGVMTLRSGIMIMMCVELMLNAANINLIAFASHFSQVNGHVFVLFSIALAAAEAAIGFAILMSIFRSKNNVNIDNINILRW; from the coding sequence ATGTTACCGGTCAGTTATTATCTAATTGTTGCAGCCATTGTGTTCTGCATTGGTGCTTATGGTGTGATGACATTAAGGTCAGGAATCATGATTATGATGTGTGTGGAACTGATGCTAAATGCAGCTAACATCAACCTGATAGCTTTTGCATCACATTTCAGCCAGGTGAACGGTCATGTTTTTGTGCTGTTCAGTATTGCTCTTGCAGCGGCTGAAGCAGCTATCGGGTTTGCAATATTAATGAGTATATTCAGGTCTAAGAACAATGTCAATATCGACAATATCAACATTCTGAGGTGGTAA